A window of the Euzebya pacifica genome harbors these coding sequences:
- the ureG gene encoding urease accessory protein UreG — translation MSMPRIGIGGPVGSGKTALIEAIVPLFVKGEYDPVVITNDIVTQEDAKHVRENLANTLAPERIVGVETGACPHTAIREDPTMNLGALEELERQFPDAHVAFIESGGDNLTLTFSPALVDYFVYVIDVAAGDKIPRKNGPGITHSDLLVINKTDLAPFVDADLELMDRQARQMRPDDRPVLFTNCKTGEGVDEVYRTLLRDALFIDLDSEVSRDEAVA, via the coding sequence ATGAGCATGCCCCGCATCGGGATCGGCGGCCCCGTCGGCTCCGGCAAGACCGCGCTTATCGAGGCGATCGTCCCACTCTTCGTGAAGGGCGAGTACGACCCGGTCGTCATCACCAACGACATCGTCACCCAGGAGGACGCCAAGCACGTCCGTGAGAACCTCGCGAACACCCTCGCGCCCGAGCGGATCGTTGGCGTGGAGACCGGAGCATGTCCGCACACGGCCATCCGCGAGGACCCCACGATGAACCTCGGCGCGCTCGAGGAGCTGGAGCGTCAGTTCCCCGATGCCCACGTCGCCTTCATCGAGAGCGGCGGGGACAACCTCACCCTGACGTTCAGCCCTGCCCTGGTCGACTACTTCGTCTACGTGATCGATGTGGCGGCCGGGGACAAGATCCCGCGCAAGAACGGGCCGGGCATCACCCACTCCGACCTGCTGGTCATCAACAAGACGGACCTGGCGCCGTTCGTGGACGCCGACCTCGAACTGATGGACCGACAGGCCAGGCAGATGCGGCCCGACGATCGACCTGTGCTCTTCACCAACTGCAAGACCGGCGAAGGTGTGGACGAGGTCTACAGGACCCTTCTGCGTGATGCCCTGTTCATCGACCTCGACTCCGAGGTCAGCCGCGACGAAGCCGTGGCATGA
- a CDS encoding urease accessory protein UreF: MAAESCGEAPQEVFPQTAQSLLGTLQLSDSLFPSGRYTLSHGLEMFVESGRVHDAASLEAVVSDYLVHSLGRCEAVAVAAAWKAAADDDLATAVDIDRHVHALRLPQEASSASVRTGRQFIRTAQRLLDSPFLTAFESAVEQGQAVGSHAAVVGIVSHAWGIDRRTAVLSELYAYTAALISAALRLMRLDHVHAQEIMLRLHQKMTAACDATMDTPYQDMHAFAPMIDVMQMQHERSRMRMFAS; this comes from the coding sequence GCCCAGAGCCTGCTCGGGACGCTGCAGCTGTCCGACAGCCTGTTTCCGTCGGGTCGCTACACCCTCTCGCACGGCCTGGAGATGTTCGTGGAGAGTGGGCGTGTCCATGATGCGGCTTCGCTGGAAGCCGTCGTCTCGGACTACTTGGTCCACTCGCTCGGACGCTGCGAGGCGGTGGCTGTCGCTGCAGCCTGGAAGGCCGCAGCCGATGACGACCTGGCGACTGCCGTGGACATCGATCGCCACGTCCACGCCCTCCGCCTGCCGCAGGAGGCGTCCAGCGCATCGGTGAGGACGGGAAGGCAGTTCATCCGAACTGCCCAGCGGCTCCTGGACTCGCCTTTCCTGACGGCGTTCGAGTCCGCAGTGGAGCAGGGGCAAGCGGTGGGCAGCCACGCTGCTGTGGTTGGGATCGTGAGCCACGCGTGGGGAATCGATCGACGCACCGCGGTTCTGAGCGAACTCTATGCCTACACCGCGGCGCTGATCAGCGCTGCGCTCCGCCTGATGCGTCTCGATCACGTCCACGCCCAGGAGATCATGCTGCGACTCCATCAAAAGATGACCGCAGCATGCGACGCGACCATGGACACGCCGTACCAGGACATGCACGCCTTCGCGCCCATGATCGACGTCATGCAGATGCAGCACGAACGTTCCCGTATGCGGATGTTCGCCAGCTGA